AGGTCTAGTGACCTATAAGTACCGCCTAACGGGCCAGGGGCATGTGGCGGCCACCTATGCCGGAGCCGATGCTAAACCCTTTACCCATCGGGACTTGTAGCCTGCGGGTTGCTCAGCGGCATCACCGCATGGGGGCAAAATCTTGCTTGATCGAGGGGCGATCGATGCTCCCCAAAATGGTCAATTGAGCGATCGATCCAAATCCTAGGCGATCGCTCGATCGCTCGACCAGAATGGGAGCAACTCCTGCAAACCTGCCTCCTTCGCTCTATCAACAGCGCGGGGATGCATCTTCAGGATGAATCACCATGCTTGCTGTGTTGCAGATTTTCCCTATGGATCAGTCCCTTTTCGGTCTTCGGACTCGCTCGGCCCACCTGGCTCGGCGTTATGGCCAAGCAATGCTGTTGACGGTGGCCCTGGTGGCCGGTGGGTTGGCAATGGGGGCAACGGCCCAACCGGCCGCGGCCGCTGAAGCCAACTGCCGTGTGGTCACCACCAACGGCTCACCCTTGAATATTCGCAGCCGCGCCGACAGTAACGCCTCCATTGTGGGCACGATCGCCAAGGGTCGCACCCTGAACGTGATTGGCGGCCCTCAAAATGGTTGGGTACAGGTTCGCGCCACCGTACCCACCGCCAACGGTTCGCGCACCGTTGAAGGTTGGGTGGCCAGCAGTTTTCTGCGGCCCTGTGCAGTGGCCACGCCGCCCCGCACTTGCCGAATGGTGGCCACGAGCGATCGCCCCTTGAATATTCGCAGCCGGGCCGATGACGACGCGCCCATCTTGGGTACGATCGCCAAGGGTCGCACCCTGGAAGTCACAGGCAGCGCCCGCAATGGCTGGGTTCCTGTGCGGGCCACGGTCATCACGGGCAATGGCTCGCGCACGGTGGAAGGTTGGGCTGCGGCCGCGTTCCTGCGTCCTTGCACCACGGCCCAAAATCCCCAAAATCCGATCAAGCCGGAATTGTGCCGTCGAGTGGTCTATGGCGAAGGCCTGTCGGTTCATGCCAACCCCGACCTAACCAGTCCCCGGCGCGGCGGTGTGGCGGCCGGGAGTGAAGTGCAGTTGTTAAATCGGGAGTCCACCACGGCCGGGGGCGCGGTGTGGATGCAAATTAATCAGCCGGTTCAGGGATGGATTCCTGTGCGATCGCTCAACCGGCCGACAGATCAACTGAATGTGCTGAATTGCCTTTAAGCTCCATCCCGACGATCGGGGAAGTTGGGTCGCAAGGAAGATCGACCGTCTGAGACAATCGGCTAGCTGATGCAACCCATTCACCAGCCCGTTGGCCCATCCTGTTCATCACCCTGCTGGATTTGCGCCCCATGGGGCTGCCCCAATCGCACCAATCATGCCGACTTCCCGCCCGATCGCCCCTGAGATGATGTCAACTGCTGCCGAGCCGCTGGATCTCTTAATTTTGTCCAACGGCCCCGGAGAGGTCACCACTTGGGTGCGACCGGTGGTGCAAGCCTTGCGGCAGCAGTGGGGAGCGGATCGATCGCGCCTACGAATTTCCGTGGTTTTGGCCCCCTGTCCCAATGCAACGGGTCAGGAAGCGGCCGTGGTGCAATCATTTCCAGAAGTCGATCGGGTGCAAGGGGCTGCGGCCTTTTGGCCCTTTTTACTTTGGGGGCGGACAGCGGAAGGGTGGGACTGGCGAGATCGAGGTGTGGTGTTGTTTTTGGGCGGCGATCAGTTCTTTGCTGTGGCGATCGCCCGCCGTTTGGGCTATGGCAGCGTGATCTATGCGGAATGGGATTTACGCTGGCTCCGTTGGGTCGATCGCGTGGGGGTGCGGTTGCCCCGGTTGGCCACCCAAGTTCCCCCCTGGGCCACCTCCAAAGTCGCCGTGGTGGGCGATCTGATGCTGGAGGCTGGCCGTTTAACCCATTCACCACAGGGCGATCGGGAACGGCTGGCCCTGCTGCCCGGCTCCAAAAGCGCCAAACTCGCTCAAGGCGTGCCGTTATTGCTGGGTACGGCCGATCAAATTCGAGCCGATCGGCCCCAAGCGGAATTTGTGATTCCTGTGGCTCCCACGATCGACCTGTCCACCTTGGCCCGCTATGCCGATCGCACCCATAATCCTGTAATTGACTGGGTTTCGGGCACAACAGCCCGCTTGGTAATACCCGAAGCGATCGCTCCGGCCGATCCCCGATCGCTCCAGAACTTGCCTTACCTGGAAACCCCGGCGGGCACAAAAATTTGGCTTTGGGAGCGATCGCCCGCCTGGGACTTACTCAGCACCTGTGACCTATGCCTCACCACCGTCGGCGCAAATACGGCCGAACTAGGCGCATTGGCTCGCCCCATGTTGGTGTTGTTGCCCACCCAGCAGTTAGATGCCATGCGGGCCTGGAATGGCATTCCGGGGCTGTTGGCAAATCTGCCGGGTTTGGGCGGCCTCTTTGCCAAGCTGATTAATGGCTTTGCCTTGCGTCGGCTGGGGATGTTGGCTTGGCCAAACCTGTGGGCCGGGGAAGCGATCGTGCCGGAACTGGTGGGGCCGCTCACGCCAACGGTTGTGGCTGACCAAGCGATCGCCCTATTGGCCAACCCCACTCAGCTTCAGGCTATGGGCGATCGGTTGCGGGCCGTGCGGGGCGAGCCGGGAGCCGCCGAAAAACTCGCCACGTTGGTTACGGAATTGCTACAGCAACCCAAAAGCTAGAGAGCGGTTGGGTTTTGATTAGGTGGAGATTGAGCCTAGTGAAAATTGACCCGATACTTCGATTGACCCGGTGCTTTGATCGGTGATGGATCCATCCTAAAGCGCCGCCTAGGGCAACTCCACCGAGGTGGGCTTGGCAATGTGGGGCAGCCCCCAGCCCAACTTTTCACGCAGAATTCGGAAAAACTCCGGCGGTTGCAACCGAATGAACTGGGCTGAATAGGCCGATCGATTCACCCGCACCCGATCGTCCGGCTGTACATAACATCCCGCATTCCCATCCACCACCATCACGATCGGGTTTTGGGTTGCCGAAAAAATTGTGACCGGCTCCGTTTCGGAAAACACCAACGCCCGAGAGGCCAAGGAGTGGGGGCAAATGGGCGCAAGTTGCAACACCGGCACTTCCGGCGCAATCACCGGCCCTCCCGACGACAGGGCATAGGCCGTGGAGCCGGTGGGCGTGGACAAAATAATGCCATCCGCCGCAATATCCACAGGGGAGTGATGCCCGATCGCCACCTCAAAATGGCACATGCTGGTCATGGGTTCCCGGTGCAGCACCATCTCATTCAGGCACAACACCTCCCAAAGGGGGTCATCATCCCGAAAAACCCGCACCTCCAACATGGAGCGGCTTTCCACTGAAAAATTACCCGCCAAGAGCTGTTCGATCGCGGATGGAAGTTGGCTCAGGTAAATTTCCGTCAAAAATCCCATGTGCCCGGTGTTGACCGTCAACAGGGGTACTCCGATCGGGGCCAACTGCCGAAAGGCCGACAGCACCGTCCCATCACCTCCCAAGACGATCGCGAAATCCAGGGATGGATCAAACCCCGGTGGCACCAACTGCTCAAGCGGCGAAGAACAAACGGGATGGTTCAGCCGCGAGCAACCTAAAATTCCACCGGATCCCGTGGTGGAAATTACCCGACAGCCCCGGGCCGACAGTTGTTCGACCAAATCTGCCGCCGTCTTTTCCGCGACGGGTTTGGCATCGTTATAGATAATTCCAACGTTGGGGCAGGCGCTGTCAGACACGGGCAACGACCGAAGGAGTGAGATGGGCGGGGCAAATGAGGTGGATGAGTCAGTCAGGCTAGGATTCCGTCCTGGTGACCGAATCAGGCGAAACTCATCCTATCGCGCCCCAGCCGGATGCCACTGTGATCGCCTTAAAACCGCAAGGTTTTTTTACGCTTACTTTCCTTGGCCGCGATCGACTGTTCGTAGTCAATTTGCTTCAATTTCTTCAGAATTCGCCCAAAATATTCTTCCAGGTAGGCTTCCAGGGTGCTAATCTCCGCCGGATCAATGCCAAACGCGCGATAGGTTTCCGCCATCTCCGCCGTCAGCGGTTGGCCCGACGAAAACACATCCGCAAAGGCCAGGCGATCGGCCACATTCAAGCTCCACTTGAACCAGCGGGCCGCACTGCGCACTAAATTCAACAGACCCGTGGGCGGGCTGGTGATTTTGGCTTGGCGATCGGACAGTTTTTCGCAGAGGGCGATAATTTCCGCCGGAGTCCAGGCCTTGGGCCCCACCACCGGGAAGGCTTGGCGCTCCGTTTCCGTGGCCGTCAGGGCCCGCACCGCAAACTTCGCAATATCTTGGGTGTCCATGTAGGCCACGGGCGATCCCCGATCGGGCACCCACACCGATTGATTTTCCAAAATCGGGATCGCATACTGACCGATTAACCCTTGCAGAAAGCCACAGGGCCGCAGGATTGTGTAATTCATCTCCAATTGCTTCAGGTACGCCTCCGTGCAGCGCTTGACTTCCATCAGCGGCACTTTGGGAAACTGATTCGCATTCAAAATGGAGAGAAAAATGTAGCGATCGACTCCCGATTCCTTAGCCGCTTGAATCAGATTGACCTTGCCGCGCCAATCCACATCGCGCACCCCCAGGGAATCCGTTGCCCGAGCCGTGGCCGCGTCAATCACAGCGGTAATTTCACCACCGGCAAAGGACGGGGCGATCGTCTCCGCATCGCAAATGTCGCCGCCCACCAGCTCTGCTCCCCACTCCCGCAGGAACGAAGCACGGCTGTAACTGCGAACCAGGCACCGCACCGTGTGTCCCTCATCCAGGGCGCGACGCACGATTTGCCTGCCGAGGGTGCCGGTTCCGCCAACGACAAGAATGCTCATGAGGGACTCGTTACTAATCGTTAACTTTTTATAAGATGTTATCAGAAAGCGCTAACAGCACCACAAGGTGGGATCGCAAGATTTGCAATTAACCACCGTCAACCGACCCTAATTCCTAGGATTCCAGCGCTTTGCGCTTCGGGGCCAGTCTCTTCTCATTTTCCACGGAGCTGAGCTGGGCTGGTGTGATCCCGGCTTGCTAGGCTCATCCATCTCCGAAAGCGACACGATATGGTGTGGGAAGGATCTTGAAACCATAGGGATCGCTTCTCGAAGCCTCGCTCAGGGATTGTTTTCTCCTATCGCCTCACACAAGCCAATCATTTTTCGTTCTCTGTTCCCGAAAAACGAAACGCAGTACCCTGGTTGTGATTGGTTTTGATCGCAAGTGAGTCGTACTAGAGAATTAAGAGCACCATAACTCCCGCACGGGGTCTGGGCTTGGCATCGAGCAGTTAATGCAACGTAGTACTGACAAGGATTCTGGGTATGGCTGCCGATCACTCCTGCATAGAGCTATCCACGATAAGTCCCTCAACCCGTTTGGCGATCGACAAGCGATCGCCCGATGGATCAACAACACCGGCTCCCTTGGTGGAGAATGCCTTGGGCGATCGGGTGCTTTCCACCAACATGGCCCAGCGGATGGCGGAGGTGTTTGCCCTGTTGGGTGACCCAAACCGCCTGCGGATTTTGTCAGCCCTGGTTCATCAAGAACTTTGTGTTTGCGACTTGGCTGAAGCCGTTGGCATGAGTGAATCGGCCGTGTCCCATCAGTTGCGGGCCTTGCGCAGCCAGCGCTTGGTGGCTTACCGCAAACAGGGCCGCCATGTCTATTACCGACTCAAAGACAGCCACATCCTGGTGCTCTATCAACAGGTCTTGGAGCATTTACAGGAACCGGATGATTAGCGGCCCTAGCGCAACAGTTGCCGCAGCTCAGCCAGATCGGCCGATCGCCCCAGCCGTTCCTTGTAGGCAATCAGATGATGGAGCGACTGCACCCATAGGGATTGGCCAAAGTAGCGGGTGCGATGGGCGGTTTTGAGATCAGTATTCAGGGGCAAGCGTTTTTGCCCTCGAATGGCGTAGGCGGCTTCGTCAGCGCAAAGATCAACCAACAACCCATTCACATTGAGCCGCAATAATAAGAGGTCAAATTCCGCGTCAATGTAACGATCGGGCGGGGCGATCGCCCAATCTTGAAAGCAGGCATAGGCCCGATCAAAATCAGCGATCGCCACATCAATATCCAAATCATGCAGGGGCCAAGCGGAGCCATAGAGATTTCCCGCCAGGCCCCCCGTCACTTGGTAGCGAATTTGGTGGGTTTCTAGGCGCTGAATCACCCATTGCACCTGAGTCCACTGATCGGGCCCCATGCAAGGGGGATGGGTCGGCAAGGGGGCGGGGGGGCGATCCAAATCTGGACGACGCTCGCGGGTGCGCAAAATTTGTTCTTCGCGCCGCCATTGCTCGATCGCCCCGTGATTTCCAGACATCAAAACCGCAGGCACGGTTAGCCCCCGAAACTCCGGCGGCCGGGTGTAGTGCGGATAATCCAGCAGCGGTTCCTCAAAGCTTTCGGCCTTCAAGGATTCTTCCTTGCCCACCGTGCCCGGCTGAAGACGCAACACCCCATTGAGAAGGGTGAGGGCCGGAATTTCGCCGCAGGTCAGCACAAAATCCCCCAAGGACACTTCCCGATCGACCAGGCTCATTACCCGCTCATCCACCCCTTCGTAATGCCCACAGAGCAACACCAGTTGATCGCAATTGGCAGATAGGGCCTTAAACAGGGATTGGGTCATGGGTTGCCCTTGGGGCGTGAAGTAAATCACTTCCCGACGAGGCAGTTGCGGCAAAGAGTCGAGGGCCGCCGCGATCGGCTCCGGCTTCATCACCATGCCCACGCCACCACCGTAGGGTTCATCGTCCACTTTCCGATGTTTGTCCGTGGCGAAGTCCCGGGGATTGGTGACAAAGACTTCGGCAATTTGTTTTTGCAGCGCTTTGCCCACCAAGCCCGATCGCAGGGGGGATTCAAAAAAGTCTGGAAACAGGGTGACAAGGTCAAAGCGCATGGTTGAACAATCTAAAAAAACGCGCTAAAACAACGCAACCGCTGGGGGGTTTTGCCATGGGCCTTGGCCTTGGGGCAATGTCGCCATCCAAACCAATGTCCTGAGCATCCCAATGATTGCGTTGATTGCGTTGTTTAGACTAGCTGTTGAACAGCCCAGTTTGGCAAGGGGCGGCAATTCGGAAATTGCGGAAGACTCGAATTTTGAAAGAATCTTGACCGAGACTTCGGCCACCGTCCGCCCGCTCACTGGCTTTTACTGACCGGGTAAGATTACTGACTGAGTAAGATTACTTACCGGGTAAGAATTGCCCGATCGCGTCGCGAATTTCGTTGGCCATGCCCATGGCTCCGGCCGCATCCAGGCGCACGACGCTGGGGCCGTAGTCTTCTAGCACTTCCAAAACCGAAATTTTGCCATCGTCCATAATCGCCGTGACTAGGGCCCCGCGCAGGGCGTAGAAGTTACCCCGATCATAGGGGGGGTAAATGACTTCGCTCACCCGCTTCAGCAACCGCTCACCCACGAAACCATAGGACAGTTTCACTGCGTCGGCGGGATCAATGCCCAAAACTTTCAGGTCGATCGAGGTGTTCAGATAGCCCCGCAGGCGATCGCGCGGCACCTTGCCATAGGATTCGATTTGACCCAGCAAACTATTAAAGCTATCGGAAACCGGTTTATCAGCCGCAAAGGCTTGCAGATCCTTCAGGGTGGCACTGACCCCGATCGGGCCATAGCGAATTTGAACCTGATCCGCCGCCTGGGCCATGGGAGCCAGCGACAACAACGCCGCTCCAGCCCCCAGCAGGGCCCAACGCCCGCGACGCAACAGGCAAGAAAGGGATTTTGCCGGGGCAGCACCCAGCGGGCTAGCAGGGGCGATCGCACACCCCGGCCCGGAATCCGACAAGAGAGAACCTACAGACATAACCATCAGCAGTACCGTCCTTGGATGGGGACTCGTGGGATGGGGACTCGTGGCCGAGTGACAGTACTTTTGCACCGTTTCGGCCAACGCTTCAGCATCAGAGACTTCAGGGAGTCGCAACCAGTTTGCATTGATGGTTGATGGCAATCAAGTTTGCAATGGTGTTTGTTTGCAAGTCAGTTTGCGATCAAATTCAATCAGACTGGTTGCTGCCTCGGTGTGGCGGCCCGGGTCAGGGGAAATCGTCAAGAACCGCAGGGGTCTTACATCACCGCCCGACAGGCTGCACCCCGATTCACCGGCAACCCGAGGACTTCCATCATGGCTGCCATGAACCCACTAACGCGCCCTTCATAAGGTTTCAGATCGATTTGGCTTACGTCGATCGATCCCAATTCCGACAGCAGCGCCGAAAAGTCCCCAGCGGCCGCCTTTTGCAGCAGTGAACCAACATTCACTTGGCGCAACAGTTTATCCAGGTCAGAACCCGGGTCGATCGTGCCAAAGGCCTGAATTGCCCCTTGAATCTTGCTGATGTCGCTGCTGGTCACCCCGGCTTCTGAGAGCAGTTGGTTCAGCTTGGCCGAATCCATGCTGGTCAGTTCCCGCACGGTCAGACCGCCCACCTTGCTGATAATCGGTTGCACCTTGGTTTTAACGCGGGTATAGATTTTGAGTGCTTCCCCCGCATCCACCGTCATGGTTTTCGGTTCAAGCTGCATCAACACATCCAAGGCCGTGACGGGTGCTGCCGAAGCGCGGGACAGCACCTTCTCGATCGCGGCGGTCAGGGGCTGAGCATTGCCTTGGGCGTTGTCGGCATAAAGCACCTGGCTAATGGAGCCGATCACCAACTCACCGGGACAGCTCTTCAACACGGACGGAGCCGTGCGAGCCGCCGCGCTGCCCACTTGGAAGGGGCTTTTCAAAATCCGTTGCAAATCAGCCCGGCTCACTTGCTTGGCCACGTTGGGATCGCTCAGCAGTTGCCCAAAGTCGCCGCTGGCTTGCCCCGTTTCCGCAAAGGTTTTCAGCTCTGCCATGGTGATATCCACATCACCCAGGCCCGGTAACCGCAACACTAACTTATCTAGGGCCAGGGCCTGACCGGCGGCCAAGGCAATCGCCAAGCTACTTCCCAGGGCCACGCTGCCGACTCGGCCAATCCAGCGAATGGCACGTTGACCCAACAGGGGAGGTTGCTGAACTGCTTGAGGTTGTTTGATCGATCGAGCCATGATCCACTCCTTCTCCTTTCTCAATCGGGTTGATACCTGTTTCAACCCAAAATTCAACCCAAAATAGGGTCAGGTACTAATGTTCAGGCATTCGTTCAGGCATCTGTATCAGGCTACATCTGACCGCTGATTAGCCCCGCCACCCATGCCCGATTACTATCGGCTGCTTCATGGGGGTCTGTTGTCCAGAATGGCACGGTTTCCAAACCGGCATTTACCTGGGAACCTGTCCAGCAGTGCCATTGGCGCAATTGGCACAGTATCGATCCTAAGCTTTCCTTCACGATTGAACCTTCTTGATTGCCCCAAGTTGAGAGGCTATTCCATGGCAACAGCCCTAATTACCGGCGCTTCTAGTGGCATTGGTGCAGCCTTTGCCCAAGCCCTGGCCGCCCGTGGTGTGAGTGTGATTTTGACGGCTCGATCGACCGAAAAACTCCAACCGTTAGCCCAGTCCCTAACTACCCAATTTGGGATCCAGGCGATCGCCCTGCCGCTTGACCTCAGTGAGCCGGGCGCGGCCGACCAGTTGGCCGCCCAAGTCAAAGCCCTTGGTCAGCCGATCGACTGGTTAATTAACAATGCTGGCTTCGGAGACTTTGGGGAATTCGCCACTCGGGACTTGACCAAGCAGCGGGCCATGTTGAACCTGAACGTGGTGGCCCTGACGGAGCTAACACACCACTTCTTGCAACCGATGCTTGATCGGGGCCAAGGACAAATCATCAACGTTGCCTCCACCGCTGCCTTTCAGCCCATTCCCTACCTCTCGCTCTATGCCGCCACCAAGGCCTTCGTCCTCAGCTTCAGCGAGGGCCTGTGGGTTGAGTGCCAAGGCCGCGGTGTGCGGGTGATGGCCCTTTGTCCGGGTCCCACCGCAACCAACTTTGCTGCGGCGGCCGAATTCCCCGGCAGCCTGAAGATGCCCAACGATATCGC
This sequence is a window from Limnothrix sp. FACHB-406. Protein-coding genes within it:
- a CDS encoding SH3 domain-containing protein; the encoded protein is MLAVLQIFPMDQSLFGLRTRSAHLARRYGQAMLLTVALVAGGLAMGATAQPAAAAEANCRVVTTNGSPLNIRSRADSNASIVGTIAKGRTLNVIGGPQNGWVQVRATVPTANGSRTVEGWVASSFLRPCAVATPPRTCRMVATSDRPLNIRSRADDDAPILGTIAKGRTLEVTGSARNGWVPVRATVITGNGSRTVEGWAAAAFLRPCTTAQNPQNPIKPELCRRVVYGEGLSVHANPDLTSPRRGGVAAGSEVQLLNRESTTAGGAVWMQINQPVQGWIPVRSLNRPTDQLNVLNCL
- a CDS encoding lipid-A-disaccharide synthase produces the protein MPTSRPIAPEMMSTAAEPLDLLILSNGPGEVTTWVRPVVQALRQQWGADRSRLRISVVLAPCPNATGQEAAVVQSFPEVDRVQGAAAFWPFLLWGRTAEGWDWRDRGVVLFLGGDQFFAVAIARRLGYGSVIYAEWDLRWLRWVDRVGVRLPRLATQVPPWATSKVAVVGDLMLEAGRLTHSPQGDRERLALLPGSKSAKLAQGVPLLLGTADQIRADRPQAEFVIPVAPTIDLSTLARYADRTHNPVIDWVSGTTARLVIPEAIAPADPRSLQNLPYLETPAGTKIWLWERSPAWDLLSTCDLCLTTVGANTAELGALARPMLVLLPTQQLDAMRAWNGIPGLLANLPGLGGLFAKLINGFALRRLGMLAWPNLWAGEAIVPELVGPLTPTVVADQAIALLANPTQLQAMGDRLRAVRGEPGAAEKLATLVTELLQQPKS
- a CDS encoding NAD(+) kinase, producing MSDSACPNVGIIYNDAKPVAEKTAADLVEQLSARGCRVISTTGSGGILGCSRLNHPVCSSPLEQLVPPGFDPSLDFAIVLGGDGTVLSAFRQLAPIGVPLLTVNTGHMGFLTEIYLSQLPSAIEQLLAGNFSVESRSMLEVRVFRDDDPLWEVLCLNEMVLHREPMTSMCHFEVAIGHHSPVDIAADGIILSTPTGSTAYALSSGGPVIAPEVPVLQLAPICPHSLASRALVFSETEPVTIFSATQNPIVMVVDGNAGCYVQPDDRVRVNRSAYSAQFIRLQPPEFFRILREKLGWGLPHIAKPTSVELP
- a CDS encoding NAD(P)H-binding protein; amino-acid sequence: MSILVVGGTGTLGRQIVRRALDEGHTVRCLVRSYSRASFLREWGAELVGGDICDAETIAPSFAGGEITAVIDAATARATDSLGVRDVDWRGKVNLIQAAKESGVDRYIFLSILNANQFPKVPLMEVKRCTEAYLKQLEMNYTILRPCGFLQGLIGQYAIPILENQSVWVPDRGSPVAYMDTQDIAKFAVRALTATETERQAFPVVGPKAWTPAEIIALCEKLSDRQAKITSPPTGLLNLVRSAARWFKWSLNVADRLAFADVFSSGQPLTAEMAETYRAFGIDPAEISTLEAYLEEYFGRILKKLKQIDYEQSIAAKESKRKKTLRF
- a CDS encoding helix-turn-helix transcriptional regulator, which produces MAADHSCIELSTISPSTRLAIDKRSPDGSTTPAPLVENALGDRVLSTNMAQRMAEVFALLGDPNRLRILSALVHQELCVCDLAEAVGMSESAVSHQLRALRSQRLVAYRKQGRHVYYRLKDSHILVLYQQVLEHLQEPDD
- a CDS encoding alpha/beta hydrolase — translated: MVMSVGSLLSDSGPGCAIAPASPLGAAPAKSLSCLLRRGRWALLGAGAALLSLAPMAQAADQVQIRYGPIGVSATLKDLQAFAADKPVSDSFNSLLGQIESYGKVPRDRLRGYLNTSIDLKVLGIDPADAVKLSYGFVGERLLKRVSEVIYPPYDRGNFYALRGALVTAIMDDGKISVLEVLEDYGPSVVRLDAAGAMGMANEIRDAIGQFLPGK
- a CDS encoding alpha/beta hydrolase — encoded protein: MARSIKQPQAVQQPPLLGQRAIRWIGRVGSVALGSSLAIALAAGQALALDKLVLRLPGLGDVDITMAELKTFAETGQASGDFGQLLSDPNVAKQVSRADLQRILKSPFQVGSAAARTAPSVLKSCPGELVIGSISQVLYADNAQGNAQPLTAAIEKVLSRASAAPVTALDVLMQLEPKTMTVDAGEALKIYTRVKTKVQPIISKVGGLTVRELTSMDSAKLNQLLSEAGVTSSDISKIQGAIQAFGTIDPGSDLDKLLRQVNVGSLLQKAAAGDFSALLSELGSIDVSQIDLKPYEGRVSGFMAAMMEVLGLPVNRGAACRAVM
- a CDS encoding SDR family oxidoreductase; its protein translation is MATALITGASSGIGAAFAQALAARGVSVILTARSTEKLQPLAQSLTTQFGIQAIALPLDLSEPGAADQLAAQVKALGQPIDWLINNAGFGDFGEFATRDLTKQRAMLNLNVVALTELTHHFLQPMLDRGQGQIINVASTAAFQPIPYLSLYAATKAFVLSFSEGLWVECQGRGVRVMALCPGPTATNFAAAAEFPGSLKMPNDIATPEAVVQEALQAIAQGKPNCVTGGLANQILVNAGRFMPRSSLIQGIGKLFRSASTGSEA